The Bos indicus x Bos taurus breed Angus x Brahman F1 hybrid chromosome 3, Bos_hybrid_MaternalHap_v2.0, whole genome shotgun sequence genome includes a window with the following:
- the GPATCH4 gene encoding G patch domain-containing protein 4 isoform X1, translating to MFLRRGPRNDVSRSRIGQFLHSMLLCWDSQGESYVFRDDSDCFFSSESLKTVTFLTMSITPEVKSRGMKFAEEQLLKHGWTQGKGLGRKENGITQALRVTLKQDTYGVGHDPAKEFTNHWWNDLFNKTAANLVVETRQDGVQIRHLSKETTRQDHAKPNLLYQKFVKTATLTSSGEKPDKDWESCSDDDSQEPKPPNVLTDEMLLQACEGRTAHKAARLGITMKAKLARLEAQEQAFLARLKGQDPGVPQLQSESKSPKKKKKKRKQKEEEEPTTTGRSAEKYSEHTDESIRKSKKKKRRHQEERVTDEREGTATENEEETIRTGGLGELKNREHVDRSFRKKKRRGQHHEEEKVELAVLDNEGGKVAVSGVGTEEAERRVYTHPCGRSKKRRQHEEEDLNTEDEEVEEALVDSGTREAESRSCSDQKRGRSKKKRRQYQEEEVLDGPGVNTAQKAKKKKQKKRD from the exons ATGTTTCTGCGGAGAGGACCTCGCAATGACG TATCAAGAAGCAGGATAGGGCAATTTCTTCACTCAATGCTTCTCTGTTGGGACTCTCAGGGTGAAAGTTATGTTTTCAG GGATGACAGTGACTGCTTCTTCTCCAGTGAGAGCCTGAAGACAGTGACTTTTCTCACCATGAGTATCACCCCCGAGGTCAAGAGTCGGGGGATGAAGTTTGCTGAGGAGCAGTTGCTAAAGCATGGATGGACTCAAG GCAAAGGCCTGGGCCGGAAGGAGAATGGTATCACCCAGGCCCTCAGGGTGACGCTGAAGCAGGACACTTATGGG GTGGGACACGACCCTGCCAAGGAGTTCACAAATCACTGGTGGAATGATCTGTTCAACAAGACTGCAGCCAACTTGGTGGTGGAAACTCGGCAG GACGGAGTACAGATAAGACACCTATCTAAGGAGACCACCCGCCAGGATCATGCCAAGCCCAACTTGCTGTATCAGAAGTTTGTGAAG ACGGCCACACTGACTTCAAGTGGGGAGAAGCCAGACAAGGACTGGGAAAGCTGCAGTGATGACGACAGCCAGGAGCCCAAGCCTCCAAATGT TCTGACCGATGAGATGCTGCTCCAGGCCTGCGAGGGACGAACAGCACACAA GGCTGCCCGTCTTGGGATCACAATGAAAGCTAAGCTTGCTCGCTTAGAGGCCCAGGAGCAGGCCTTCCTGGCTCGGCTCAAAGGCCAGGACCCTGGGGTCCCTCAACTGCAGTCTGAGAGCAAgtcccccaaaaaaaagaaaaagaaaaggaagcagaaagaggaggaagagcctACAACAACTGGAAGGAGTGCAGAAAAGTACTCAGAACACACTGACGAGAGcatcagaaaaagcaagaagaagaaaagacgGCATCAAGAAGAAAGAGTCACAGATGAGAGAGAGGGCACAGCCACAGAAAATGAGGAAGAGACCATAAGAACAGGTGGGCTTGGGGAACTGAAAAACAGAGAGCACGTCGACCGGTCCttcaggaaaaagaagaggagggggCAGCACCATGAAGAGGAGAAGGTGGAGCTGGCGGTCTTAGATAATGAGGGAGGCAAGGTGGCTGTCAGTGGAGTTgggacagaggaagcagagaggagagTATATACTCACCCATGTGGCAGAAGCAAGAAGAGGCGGCAGCATGAGGAAGAAGACTTGAACACAGAGGATGAAGAAGTTGAAGAGGCTCTCGTAGATAGTGGgaccagagaagcagaaagcagatCGTGCAGTGATCAGAAAAGGGggagaagcaagaagaaaagacGGCAGTATCAGGAGGAGGAAGTCTTGGATGGACCTGGAGTCAACACTgcgcagaaagcaaaaaagaagaaacagaagaagagaGACTGA
- the GPATCH4 gene encoding G patch domain-containing protein 4 isoform X2, producing the protein MDDSDCFFSSESLKTVTFLTMSITPEVKSRGMKFAEEQLLKHGWTQGKGLGRKENGITQALRVTLKQDTYGVGHDPAKEFTNHWWNDLFNKTAANLVVETRQDGVQIRHLSKETTRQDHAKPNLLYQKFVKTATLTSSGEKPDKDWESCSDDDSQEPKPPNVLTDEMLLQACEGRTAHKAARLGITMKAKLARLEAQEQAFLARLKGQDPGVPQLQSESKSPKKKKKKRKQKEEEEPTTTGRSAEKYSEHTDESIRKSKKKKRRHQEERVTDEREGTATENEEETIRTGGLGELKNREHVDRSFRKKKRRGQHHEEEKVELAVLDNEGGKVAVSGVGTEEAERRVYTHPCGRSKKRRQHEEEDLNTEDEEVEEALVDSGTREAESRSCSDQKRGRSKKKRRQYQEEEVLDGPGVNTAQKAKKKKQKKRD; encoded by the exons AT GGATGACAGTGACTGCTTCTTCTCCAGTGAGAGCCTGAAGACAGTGACTTTTCTCACCATGAGTATCACCCCCGAGGTCAAGAGTCGGGGGATGAAGTTTGCTGAGGAGCAGTTGCTAAAGCATGGATGGACTCAAG GCAAAGGCCTGGGCCGGAAGGAGAATGGTATCACCCAGGCCCTCAGGGTGACGCTGAAGCAGGACACTTATGGG GTGGGACACGACCCTGCCAAGGAGTTCACAAATCACTGGTGGAATGATCTGTTCAACAAGACTGCAGCCAACTTGGTGGTGGAAACTCGGCAG GACGGAGTACAGATAAGACACCTATCTAAGGAGACCACCCGCCAGGATCATGCCAAGCCCAACTTGCTGTATCAGAAGTTTGTGAAG ACGGCCACACTGACTTCAAGTGGGGAGAAGCCAGACAAGGACTGGGAAAGCTGCAGTGATGACGACAGCCAGGAGCCCAAGCCTCCAAATGT TCTGACCGATGAGATGCTGCTCCAGGCCTGCGAGGGACGAACAGCACACAA GGCTGCCCGTCTTGGGATCACAATGAAAGCTAAGCTTGCTCGCTTAGAGGCCCAGGAGCAGGCCTTCCTGGCTCGGCTCAAAGGCCAGGACCCTGGGGTCCCTCAACTGCAGTCTGAGAGCAAgtcccccaaaaaaaagaaaaagaaaaggaagcagaaagaggaggaagagcctACAACAACTGGAAGGAGTGCAGAAAAGTACTCAGAACACACTGACGAGAGcatcagaaaaagcaagaagaagaaaagacgGCATCAAGAAGAAAGAGTCACAGATGAGAGAGAGGGCACAGCCACAGAAAATGAGGAAGAGACCATAAGAACAGGTGGGCTTGGGGAACTGAAAAACAGAGAGCACGTCGACCGGTCCttcaggaaaaagaagaggagggggCAGCACCATGAAGAGGAGAAGGTGGAGCTGGCGGTCTTAGATAATGAGGGAGGCAAGGTGGCTGTCAGTGGAGTTgggacagaggaagcagagaggagagTATATACTCACCCATGTGGCAGAAGCAAGAAGAGGCGGCAGCATGAGGAAGAAGACTTGAACACAGAGGATGAAGAAGTTGAAGAGGCTCTCGTAGATAGTGGgaccagagaagcagaaagcagatCGTGCAGTGATCAGAAAAGGGggagaagcaagaagaaaagacGGCAGTATCAGGAGGAGGAAGTCTTGGATGGACCTGGAGTCAACACTgcgcagaaagcaaaaaagaagaaacagaagaagagaGACTGA
- the GPATCH4 gene encoding G patch domain-containing protein 4 isoform X3, which yields MSITPEVKSRGMKFAEEQLLKHGWTQGKGLGRKENGITQALRVTLKQDTYGVGHDPAKEFTNHWWNDLFNKTAANLVVETRQDGVQIRHLSKETTRQDHAKPNLLYQKFVKTATLTSSGEKPDKDWESCSDDDSQEPKPPNVLTDEMLLQACEGRTAHKAARLGITMKAKLARLEAQEQAFLARLKGQDPGVPQLQSESKSPKKKKKKRKQKEEEEPTTTGRSAEKYSEHTDESIRKSKKKKRRHQEERVTDEREGTATENEEETIRTGGLGELKNREHVDRSFRKKKRRGQHHEEEKVELAVLDNEGGKVAVSGVGTEEAERRVYTHPCGRSKKRRQHEEEDLNTEDEEVEEALVDSGTREAESRSCSDQKRGRSKKKRRQYQEEEVLDGPGVNTAQKAKKKKQKKRD from the exons ATGAGTATCACCCCCGAGGTCAAGAGTCGGGGGATGAAGTTTGCTGAGGAGCAGTTGCTAAAGCATGGATGGACTCAAG GCAAAGGCCTGGGCCGGAAGGAGAATGGTATCACCCAGGCCCTCAGGGTGACGCTGAAGCAGGACACTTATGGG GTGGGACACGACCCTGCCAAGGAGTTCACAAATCACTGGTGGAATGATCTGTTCAACAAGACTGCAGCCAACTTGGTGGTGGAAACTCGGCAG GACGGAGTACAGATAAGACACCTATCTAAGGAGACCACCCGCCAGGATCATGCCAAGCCCAACTTGCTGTATCAGAAGTTTGTGAAG ACGGCCACACTGACTTCAAGTGGGGAGAAGCCAGACAAGGACTGGGAAAGCTGCAGTGATGACGACAGCCAGGAGCCCAAGCCTCCAAATGT TCTGACCGATGAGATGCTGCTCCAGGCCTGCGAGGGACGAACAGCACACAA GGCTGCCCGTCTTGGGATCACAATGAAAGCTAAGCTTGCTCGCTTAGAGGCCCAGGAGCAGGCCTTCCTGGCTCGGCTCAAAGGCCAGGACCCTGGGGTCCCTCAACTGCAGTCTGAGAGCAAgtcccccaaaaaaaagaaaaagaaaaggaagcagaaagaggaggaagagcctACAACAACTGGAAGGAGTGCAGAAAAGTACTCAGAACACACTGACGAGAGcatcagaaaaagcaagaagaagaaaagacgGCATCAAGAAGAAAGAGTCACAGATGAGAGAGAGGGCACAGCCACAGAAAATGAGGAAGAGACCATAAGAACAGGTGGGCTTGGGGAACTGAAAAACAGAGAGCACGTCGACCGGTCCttcaggaaaaagaagaggagggggCAGCACCATGAAGAGGAGAAGGTGGAGCTGGCGGTCTTAGATAATGAGGGAGGCAAGGTGGCTGTCAGTGGAGTTgggacagaggaagcagagaggagagTATATACTCACCCATGTGGCAGAAGCAAGAAGAGGCGGCAGCATGAGGAAGAAGACTTGAACACAGAGGATGAAGAAGTTGAAGAGGCTCTCGTAGATAGTGGgaccagagaagcagaaagcagatCGTGCAGTGATCAGAAAAGGGggagaagcaagaagaaaagacGGCAGTATCAGGAGGAGGAAGTCTTGGATGGACCTGGAGTCAACACTgcgcagaaagcaaaaaagaagaaacagaagaagagaGACTGA
- the NAXE gene encoding LOW QUALITY PROTEIN: NAD(P)H-hydrate epimerase (The sequence of the model RefSeq protein was modified relative to this genomic sequence to represent the inferred CDS: inserted 1 base in 1 codon), with protein sequence MSGLRALLGLGLLVAGSRLSRVRVQAGSCRAGATWWVPQRLISGGRGDSEVMASSAVKYLSQEEAQAVDQELFNEYQFSVDQLMELAGLSCATAIAKAYPPTSLSRXPPTVLVICGPGNNGGDGLVCARHLKLFGYQPTIYYPKRPNKPLFTALVTQCQKMDIPFLGEMPPEPMLIDELYELVVDAIFGFSFTGEVREPFRSILSVLNGLTVPIASIDIPSGWDVEKGSSGGIQPDLLISLTAPKKSATQFTGRYHYLGGRFVPPALEKKYQLNLPPYPDTECVYRLQ encoded by the exons ATGTCCGGTTTGCGGGCGCTTCTGGGGCTCGGGCTGCTGGTTGCAGGCTCGCGCCTGTCACGCGTCAGAGTCCAGGCCGGCTCCTGTCGCGCAGGAGCCACCTGGTGGGTACCGCAGCGACTGATCTCGGGTGGCCGCGGGGACTCAGAAGTCATGGCGAGTTCAGCAGTGAAGTACCTGAG CCAGGAGGAGGCCCAAGCCGTGGACCAGGAGCTGTTTAATGAGTACCAGTTCAGCGTGGACCAACTTATGGAGCTGGCCGGTCTGAGCTGTGCCACAGCCATTGCCAAG GCATATCCCCCCACGTCCTTGTCCA AGCCCCCTACCGTCCTGGTCATCTGTGGCCCTGGGAATAACGGAGGAGATGGCCTGGTCTGTGCTCGACACCTCAAACTCTTT GGCTACCAGCCAACCATCTATTACCCTAAAAGGCCTAACAAGCCACTTTTCACTGCACTGGTGACGCAGTGCCAGAAAATGGACATCCCCTTCCTTGGTGAAATGCCCCCAGAG CCGATGCTGATTGATGAACTGTATGAGCTGGTGGTGGATGCCATCTTTGGCTTCAGCTTCACGGGTGAGGTTCGGGAGCCATTCCGCAGCATCCTGAGTGTCCTGAATGGGCTCACTGTGCCCATTGCGAGCATCGACATTCCATCAG GATGGGACGTGGAGAAGGGAAGCTCTGGAGGGATCCAGCCAGACTTGCTCATCTCCCTGACAGCACCCAAAAAGTCTGCAACCCAGTTTACTGGTCGTTACCACTACCTGGGGGGTCGCTTCGTGCCACCTGCTCTGGAAAAGAAGTACCAGCTGAACCTACCACCCTACCCTGACACGGAATGTGTCTATCGTCTGCAGTGA